The nucleotide sequence GGCCCCGGCGCTTCGAGAATCTGACGGCCGTAATAATAGGCCGCGCCGGCACCGATCATCGCCAGGATCAGTAGGGTGATGATGGCATTGCCGACGACGACGAATGGATTGCGCGCCCGCTCGGAACGACGCGGCGGTGGCGGCACCCGTTCGGGCTCCAGCGCTGCGCGCGGACTACGGGGCGAGATGGGCGGCCGTTCACTCATCGATGCAACCTTCAGTCCTGTCGCTCTCGTCGTGGCCGCGCGCACCCCACGCCACCGACCCGCAGTTCTCGCCCATCCCTAACGATTCGTCATCGAATACGGCGAAAAGGTGTTTTCGCCTGCTATCGCCGCCATGCACATCCGCGTACCGCGGCGGTGCTCGGCCGCCTCGTGAAAGACACGCGAAGTGTTGGGTTCTAGTGTGGCTGCAGTCGGAAATCCGCGTGACAAACTGGCAACAGGCCCACGCGTCCGTCCGTCCTTCCTCACTAGTTCACCACGCGCCGCAGAACCACCGACGCGTTGGTGCCGCCGAAACCGAACGAGTTCGACAGCGCCACATTGATCTCGCGCTGACGCGGCTTATGCGGAACGAGGTCGATCGCGGTGTCCACCGACGGGTTCTCCAGATTGATCGTCGGCGGCGCGATGTTATCCCGAATCGCGAGAATGCTGAAGATCGCTTCGACGGCGCCGGCTGCACCCAGGAGATGACCGATCGACGATTTGGTCGAGGACATGGAGATCTTCGAAGCGGCATTGCCGAGCAGACGCTCGACCGCGCCGAGCTCGATCTCGTCGCCCACCTGTGTCGAGGTGCCGTGCGCGTTGATGTAGTCGAGGTCGGCGGCCGTGATGCCCGCGCGCTTCAACGCCGCGCTCATGCTGCGGAAGCCACCGTCGCCATCCGGTGACGGCGAGGTGATGTGATAGGCATCGCCCGACAGACCGTAGCCGCAGACCTCGGCATAGATCCGCGCGCCACGCGCCTTGGCGTGTTCATACTCTTCGAGCACGACGACACCTGCGCCCTCACCCATCACGAAGCCATCGCGATCCTTGTCGTAGGGACGCGAGGCCCGCTCCGGCGTCTCGTTGAAGCCGGTGGACAGCGCGCGCGCCGCGCAGAAGCCGGCCATGCCGATTCGGCAGATCGGAGATTCGGTTCCGCCGGCCACCATCACGTCGGCATCGCCGAGCGCGATCAGACGACTCGCATCACCAATGGCGTGCGCGCCGGTCGAACAGGCGGTGACGACGGAATGATTGGGACCCTTGAGGCCATGCTCGATCGAGACGTAACCGGAGGCGAGATTGATGAGGCGTCCGGGAATGAAGAACGGCGACACCTTCCGCGGACCGCGCTCCTTCAGCAGGATCGCGGTGTCGGCAATACCAGACAGACCGCCGATGCCGGAGCCGATCAGCGTGCCGGTGGCGCAACGGTCTTCTTCCGTCGCAGGGTGCCAATTGGCGTCATCGAGCGCCTGGCGCGCTGCGGCCATCGCGAAGATGATGAAATCGTCGACTTTGCGCTGGTCCTTCGGCTCCATCCACTGGTCGGCATTGAAAGTGCCATCGGAGCCATCGCCGCGCGGCACCTGACAGGCGACCCTGGCGGGCAGATCGGAGACCTCAAACGACTCGATCACGCGCGCGCCGCTTTGGCCCTGGAGAATTCGCTGCCAGGTCGTTTCCACCCCGCAGCCAAGCGGCGAAACCATGCCAAGGCCCGTGACGACAACCCGCCTCATATCCGTTTCTCCAGACCAGACCTTGCACGCAGGCAATGGGCTCGCGGCTTCACCTGCACCTCGGGTCATTGTTTCGAGCAACAATCTCGCGTGACGGAGCTTGCTGGTCGTAAGCCGGCGGCCGGCGGCAGCCGCGACAACACCGCCAACAGCAAGAAACCGGTCGACCGCACAAGACGGATCGGCCGGTTTCGCGCAACTCTCGCCGGAGCGTTAGCTCTTGGCGTTCTTCTCGAGGAACTTGGTGGCGTCGCCGACCGTCAGGATCGTCTCCGCGGCGTCGTCCGGAATCTCGCAGCCGAACTCTTCCTCGAAGGCCATGACGAGCTCGACCGTGTCGAGGCTGTCGGCACCCAGGTCGTCAATGAAGCTCGCGTTGTCGACCACTTTCTCGGGCTCGACACCAAGGTGTTCGACCACGATCTTCTTAACCCGCTCGCCAATCTCACTCATCGTTCAACCTCGTGCTTGTTCCTTTAAGACCCGACCCCCGGATGATCCGCGTCATCCCGGCCGCTAAACTTCCCTCGCAATCGCGCAAAACCAGATTTGCCCCGCAGCGCCCCTTTACCGAAGCTTGGCCGCCGACTTGCGGTCCGCAAACTTAGGAAACGGGGCCACTCACAACTCCAATCCTCACTCCACCAGTCCGGTACGCCTTCGACCCAGAGCGCTCAAACAGGAACCCAGATCAGCAGCACCAGCCGACGGAGGCCCGGCGAACGATGGCAGCTCGCCCCGCCAATATACAGGGTTTGGAAATCCTGCAATGGCGTTCTTCGTGCCCCCATCAGCCGCCCGGTTACCATACACGCGAATCATTGACCACACGGCCCGGCGCGGTCGCTGCGACGTCTTTTCGCCGCATTCCGAGCCGCAGCAGGCGGCTAGATCATCGCCATGCCGCCGTTGACGTGGATGGTCTGTCCGGTGACGTAGGCCGCCTCGTTGGAGGCGAGATAGACCGCAGCTGCAGCAATATCCTCGGGCGTGCCCAATCGCGCCGCCGGCACCTTGGCCAGGATGCTCTCGCGCTGCTTGTCGTTGAGCGCGTCGGTCATCGGCGTCTTGATGAAGCCGGGTGCGATGCAGTTGGCGGTGACGCCGCGCTTGGCATATTCGGCGCCGAGTGTCTTGATCATGCCGATGATCCCGGCCTTGGACGCCGTGTAATTGCCCTGACCCGGATTGCCGGTGACGCCGACGATCGAGGTGATCGCGATGATGCGGCCGAAGCGCTTGCGCATCATCAGCTTGGTAGCAGCGCGCGACAGGCGGAAGGTGGCGGTGAGGTTGACCTTGATGACCTCATCCCAGTCCTCGTCGCGCAGCTGCACGAACAGGTTGTCACGGGTGATTCCAGCGTTGGCGACGAGAATGTCGACCTGGCCCATCGCCTGCTCCGCAGCCGGCACGAGCGCTTCGACCTCGGCCGCATCCGACAGGTTGCAGGGCAGCACGTGGACACGGCTGCCCAGCTCGCCTGCCAAAGTCTCCAGCACCTCGCGACGCGTGCCGGACACGGCAACGGTCGCGCCCTGGGCATGCAAGGCCTTGGCGATCGCATTGCCGATGCCGCCGGTCGCGCCGGTGACCAGCGCGGTCCTGCCACTCAGATCGAACATCTCAACTCTCCTCACTGCCGCAGACGCGGCCCTTTACGATGCCTTCGCTGCGGCCAGCGCATCCTTGGCGGCCGCAATGTCCGCCGGTCCGCCGACGGCGATGCCGACCGCGCCATCGGCGATCCGCTTGACCAGGCCGCTGAGCACCTTGCCGGCGCCGATCTCGAAGAAGCGCGTCACGCCCTGGCCCGCCATATAGGCGATCGATTCGCGCCAACGCACCGTGCCGGTGACCTGCTCGACCAGACGACGGCGAATCTCGTCGGGATCGCTGATCGGCGCGGCGAGCACGTTGGAAATCAGCGGCGATGCCGGCGCCTTGATGACGACCTTGGACAACGCCTCGGCCATCACGTCGGCCGCCGGCTGCATCAGCTGGCAGTGGAACGGCGCGGACACCGGCAGCAGCATCGCGCGCTTGGCGCCCTTGGCGCGAGCGATCTCAACGGCGCGGTCCACAGCGGCCTTGTTGCCGGACACCACCACCTGGCCACCGCCATTGTCATTGGCAGCCTGGCAGACCTCACCCTGGGCCGCCTCTTCGGCGACAGCCACCGCGGCCTCGTAATCCATCCCGAGCAGCGCCGCCATCGCGCCGACCCCGACCGGAACCGCCTTCTGCATGGCAAGACCACGCGTGCGCAGCAGGCGGGCGGTATCGGCAATCGTCAGACTGCCGGCGGCCGCCAGCGCCGAATATTCGCCGAGCGAATGGCCGGCCACGAAGGCGGCGTCGCGGCCGACCGAGAACCCGGCCTCAGTCTCGAGCACCCGCAATGTCGCCATCGAGACCGCCATCAGGGCAGGCTGGGCATTTTCGGTGAGTTGCAGGGTTTCGGCGGGGCCTTCCCAAATAATGGTCGTCAGCTTCTCGCCAAGCGCGGCGTCGACCTCATCGAAGACCGCACGGGCGGCCGGAAACGCGTCCGCGAGCGCCTTGCCCATGCCGACGGCCTGGGACCCCTGCCCCGGAAAAGTGAATGCTGCCGTCATGGCCGCTCCCTGAACGTTTCAAAATCCCTGGAATTGAGTAACTTTGGCCGGAAAGACACTGGCCGGCCCCGTGATGTCAAGCGCGTGGCGGGCGCATTTCGACCACTTTCCCTTGCCTTGCGGCCCAAAATCGGTATAAGGCCCGCCATCCGTGGATCCCGAGCCGGGAGCTGAACGGACGGTCCCAGCAAATCCGCTTTGCTCGTTCCTGGGGATGTACCCTCTCCAGGATGTCCAGGCGACTTTGATGTGGCAGGGCCAGTCGGCCCGTCGTCCCGTGTTCCCGCCTTCTGAGCTGACGTCTGCGAGTCCTTTCCACAAGGGCTCGAAGGGCTTGACGCCGGGATTTGCGCCAACTTGGAAAGGACAGCCATGCCGCTTTACGAGCATGTTTTCCTCGCGCGTCAGGACGCGAGCACCCAGCAGGTGGAAGAACTGACGGCTCAGATGACCGGTATCGTCGAGGGTCTCGGCGGTAAGGTCATGAAGACCGAGAATTGGGGCGTTCGCTCCCTCACCTACCGCATGAACAAGAACCGCAAGGCGCACTTCGTGCTGCTCAACATCGACGCGCCGTCCGCGGCGATCGCCGAGATCGAGCGCCAGGAGCGGATCAGCGAGGACGTGATCCGTTACCTCAGCGTCCGCGTCGAGGAGCTCGAGGAAGGCCCGTCGGCGATGATGCGCAAGGCCGATCGCGACCGTGAGCGCGACGACCGCGGCGGTGGATTCCGCGGCGAGCGCGAAGGCGGCGGCTTCCGTGGCGATCGCGGTGACCGTGGCGATCGCGGTGACCGTGGCGATCGTGGCCCGCGCCGGCCCCGTGACGAAGAAACTGCGGACGAGGAGTAAGATCAATGGCTGAAGCCCCCGCACGTCGCCCGTTCTTCCGCCGCCGCAAGACCTGCCCGTTCACGGGTCCGAATGCGCCGAAGATCGACTACAAGGATTCGAAGCTGCTGATGCGCTACGTCTCCGAGCGCGGCAAGATCGTGCCGAGCCGCATCACGGCGGTGTCCGCCAAGAAGCAGCGTGAGCTGGCCCGCGCCATCAAGCGCGCCCGCTTCCTCGGCCTGCTGCCCTACGTCATCCGCTAAACGCGGATCCAAGACCTGATCCAAGACCGGCGGCCTCGCGCCGCCGGTTCTCTTTGTCGAAATCTCATAAGGCTTCCGGGTCGTCCGGTCGCCGATGGTTGGGGCCTCCTCGCCTCTAACCGCTCGAAGGGAGCGGGACAGCTGATGATCGGAACGCTTCTCATCGCGCTCGCGGCAGGCGCTGCCTCCGCCGTCATGTTCGCCTCGACGGTGTCGGGCGTGATGCTGTCGCTCGTGCTTGCGCTGTTCGCTGCCGTTCCGCTGATGGTCGCCGGCATCGCCTGGGGCCGCCTCTGCGCCGCGATCGGTGGCATCTTCGCCACGGCTTGCGTGCTGGCCGCCTTCAGTTTCTCGCGCGCCGAGATCTTTGCGATATCCGTCGCCCTTCCCGCCTGGTGGCTGAGCCATCTGATCCTGCTCGGCCGGACGGTGACCGGTCCGTCCGGTCAGGACAGCGTCGAATGGTATCCGCCCGGCAGCATCCTGCTGTGGGTCGCCGTGATCGCCGCGCTGATCGTCGCGTTCGCCTTCGGCACCGACGTGTCCGCCACGAATCAGTCGTTCCGGCGGCTGCTCGAGCGGGTGCTGGCCAGGACCGGCGCGCCAGAGGGCCTCGACGTTCCCCGGCTGCTCGAACTGCTGGTCTTCATGGCGCCGGTCATGGTCGCGATGATCATGACCACCATCCTCACGCTCAACGTCGTGATCGCCGCCAAGATCACCGCAGTCTCCGGCCGGCTGCTGCGTCCCTGGCCGCGCCTGCGCGAAACCAAGCTGCCGGTGATGACGCTGCCCGCTTTGTTCGCCGTGATCGCCTTCTGCTTCCCCGACGGCCTGGTCGGCCTGCTGGCGCGCATCGCGGCTGCAGCGCTGCTGACGGCCTATGCGCTCACCGGCTTTGCGGTGCTGCATACGCTCACTTTGCCAATGCGGACGCGGCCGCTGTGGCTCGGCCTCGCCTACGCGCTGATGCTGACCTTCATCTGGCCGCTCCCCGTGCTGGCCATGGTCGCGCTCGGCCTTGCCGACGCCGCCTTCGACCTCCGCCACCGCTTCGGCCCGCGGCAGCCGCCGCCGCTGCCGGTGCCGTAAGAATTTCACCTCATACCAACCACTTCCGAACATCTTGAAGGAGAACATCGATGGAAGTCATTCTGCTGGAACGTGTCGCCAAGCTCGGCCAGATGGGCGAGATCGTGAAGGTCAAGGACGGGTTCGCCCGTAACTTCCTGCTCAAGCGCAAGAAGGCGCTGCGGGCGACGGCCGAGAACAAGGCCAAGTATGAGGGCATGAAGGCCGAGCTCGAGGCCAACAACATCAAGGCCAAGGGCGAGGCGTCGAAGGTCGCCGAGAAGATCGACGGCCGCGACATCGTCATCATCCGCCAGGCATCGGAATCGGGCCAGCTGTTCGGCTCGGTCTCGGTCCGCGACATCGTTACCGCGCTCGCCGCCGACGGCATCACCGTCAGCCGGCCGCAGGTCTGGCTTGATGCGCCGATCAAGACCATCGGCCAGCAGAAGATCACCATCGCGATCCACCCGGAGGTCGAGACCTCGGTGACCGTGACGGTGGCCCGCAGCGCCGACGAGGCCGAGCGCATCAAGCGTGGCGAGGACATCTCGACCCGCCAGGAGGACCGCGACGCCGCCGCCGAAGCCATCGCCGCCGCCGGCGAGTTCTTCGATCCGGAGGCCCAGGACGAGGGCGCTGCCGAGCCGGCTGCGCAGTAAGCGCGCTGCATCAAAAAACAAAGCCCGGCTCATCGAGCCGGGCTTTTTTCAGTCTCACCGCGATGGCGACGACGGCACCGAGGGATCCGCCGGGACCGACTGGGTGGTCGCCGGGGCCGGCGTCACCGGCGGCACCGGATCGGCGCGGAGCGCGGGCGCCGCCTCGCTCGACCTGGCCGGCTCGACCCGCGGCGGCTCGGAGCGTGACGCGCTGTCGTCGCGAGCCGGAGCCGGAGCGGTCGCGCCGGTCGGCTCGCTCTTGGTTTCATCCGCGGCGGCGCCGTCCTGGGCCGGCTTCTTGCGCTTGCCGAGCTTGCCCTTCTTGGCGGGCGCTGCCGCCTCGCCGTCAGCAGGCGCGGCAGCCGGATCCGCGCCGGCTTCGGGCTTTGCCTCGGCCGGTGCCGAACGCTTCGAATGATGGCCGCGGCGGCGCGGCTCGGCCGGGCTCGCGGCATCATCCGCAGGCTTGGTCTCAGGCTTGGCCTCGGACGGCTCGGCCGCAGTCGCCCGCGCCCGCCGCTCGGAGCGCGTCTCCTTGCCCTCCTTATTACTGTCCTTGCCCGAATGACCCATGTAGCGCGCATCGGCGGCGCCGTTGGAGATCAGGTAGTTGGCGAGCACGCCGGCCATCTCGGGGCTCGTCGTGTAATGCTGGCGAAGAAATCCCGGCAGCGATCCCGCCGACACCGTCTTGGCCAGACCGCGCGGGGATTTGTGGCACACCACGCAGCTGCCGTTGAACAACTGAGCCGGGGACTTCCCCGCGTCCAGATTCTCCTGCGCCCTGGCCACCCCCGCCAGGCCCACGCAGAACACGGCAACCACCGCCGCCAAATTGAGCGCTCGGCCCACCATTCTCATTCTCCAGCCTATGGTTTTGCCCCACACGGCACCGTTCGCGATATCAGTCGCCGTGCTTCCCTCGCCACCGGCGACGTTCGAATTGTCGCCTGCGGTCATCCCAGGCCTCGCTCGGCACCAGTGTGCCGAACACCGGCTAAAGTCCGGTGGCCACCGCCTTTTTAGCGGATCGGAGGGGGAATGAAAGCGCACAGATGTCCCGCCGCGGAGATGTCCCAGCTTCAATATGCGTTCGAAATAACTGCATTGTGTCCGTCGACGAGGTCCACATATGCCTTCCAACCAACATAGGTAACATTGGAATGGGAACCAATCGGTTCTCAATGCGTCGAGTGCGACGGTCGGGCAAGTCAGCATCTTACGGGGGTAGCTCGTTGGGTGATGCGAATGGACCGTTTGCTGCGTACTCTGTTGGCTAACTTCATCTGCCGTGGGTCGATCAACTTCACGACCGCCGACGGCGCAACATTCAGCTGCGGAGACGGGACCGGCGTCCCGGTCGCGGCGCGCTTCGTGACCCGCCAGGCCGAGCGCCGGCTCCTGGCCAATCCCGAGCTTGCGCTCGGCGAGACCTATATGGATGGCACGTTCGTGATCGAGCGCGGCTCGGTCGCGGATCTGCTCTCCATCGTCATGAGCCAGCCGGCCGTGATGCCCGACTGGGCCAAGCCGCAATGGTGGGTGCGCTATCTCATCCGGCCGCTGCGCCAGCTCAACCTCAAGGCTCGCGCGCGCCGGAACGTGGCGCATCACTACGATCTCGACGGCCGGCTCTACTCGCTGTTCCTCGATGCCGACCGGCAATACTCCTGCGCCTATTTCGACGCACCGAATACGACACTGGATGATGCCCAGCTCGCCAAGAAGCGGCATCTCGCCGCCAAGCTGCTGATCGACCGCGGCCATCGCGTTCTCGACATCGGCTGCGGCTGGGGCGGGCTCGGGCTCTATCTGGCGGAGATGTACGAGGCCGACGTCACCGGCGTGACCTTGTCGGCCGAGCAGCTGCAGGTCGCCAATGCCCGCGCCGCGGAGCGAAACCTTTCGGCTTCCGCGCGCTTCCTGCTGCAGGATTATCGGGACGTGCCCGGCACGTTCGACCGCATCGTCTCGGTCGGCATGTTCGAGCATGTCGGCGCCGCGTTCTACGACACCTTCTTCCGCCGCTGCGCCGAGCTGCTCGACGACGACGGCGTGATGCTGCTGCATTCGATCGGGCGCTCGGAGGGGCCGGATTCCACCAATCCCTGGATCGCCAAATACATCTTCCCGGGCGGCTACATCCCGGCGATGTCGGAGGTGCTGCCGGCGATCGAGCGCGCCGGACTCCTGGTCTGCGACATCGAGATCCTGCGCCTGCATTACGCCGAGACGCTGAAGGCCTGGCGCGAGCGCTTCATGGCCCGCCGCGAGGAGGCCGTGCAGCTCTATGACGAGCGCTTCGCGCGAATGTGGGAGTTCTATCTGGCGGCGGCGGAAATGGGCTTCCGCAAGCAGAACATGATGAACTTCCAGATCCAGCTGACGAAGCGGCAGGGCATCGTGCCGATGACCCGCGACTACATCCCTCGCGAGGAGGCGCGGCTGCGCGCGCTGGAGCGTGGCGCACGTCCGGCGCTGCGGATGGCGGGGGAGTAGCGTGTGTCGCCAGCGCGCAGGATCTCGATGAGCCGACGCGTCGCGAGGACTCAAGGTGTCTCCACGCCCCCTGCTGTGGTCCCTGCGAACGCAGGGACCCATAACCACAGGCGGCTGTTGAGGCGCGCAACTGGGTCGGCATCTCGCGTCAGCATGCCTCCCTGTGGTTATGGATCCCGGGTCGGCGCCACGAGGCCGCTGACGCGGCCTCGCGGCTTGCCCGGGACGACAGCGGAGAACATCTGCTGGATCTCGAACTGCCGAAGGAAAGTCGTCGCTCTGCAGCTGCTCGCTGAGCTTCTCTATTTTGGGATGCGCCTTGTATTGCTCACACTCTAAAAGAGAGATCGCGCTCATCCGTCTCAAACTTTCGAACAAATCGTTCGATCTGTGAACTGGCTCACAGACCCCGGGAAAGCCCGGCCGTAATGTCCCGGCATGATCAAGAACCCGGCCCCAGCCATGTTGGAACCTCAGACCGACTTCAGCACCGACTACGCGCTGATTGCCGCCGGTGTGGGCGCTTCGCTCCTGGCCCTTCTGTATCTGCTGCTGATCTGAGCTCTCGCGCGGAGCGGACGCCAGACGCCGCACGCCTGCCTGCCGGCATCTCTCCCACCTCATAAGATCCTGCCCGCGATCATCATCTCGTACGCGCGCGTCGCATCTCGCCGCGTGATTGCACCGGAGTTCCGCTTCCCTGTCGGGAACGTTGAGTCCGCGGGTTCCCGTCAAGCACGGCATCTGGCGAGTCCGGATTCATCCACCAGATTTACCGGACAGTGAATTGCGCTCAGCTTTCGCTTCCGCTTCGTCGGCGACTGGCGCTTTATCCCCTCCCCTTCAAAGCTGCTAAACACGCATCCATGGCATTGACCGATTCGAACGTACTCAAGCTGGCTCCTCCGGACGCCGCGACCCCGGCCTATCGCACCGCGCCTCACAACATCGAGGCGGAGCAGGGTCTGCTCGGCGCGATCCTGGTGAACAACGACGCGTTCTATCGTGTGTCCGATTTCCTTGAGCCGAAGCATTTCTTCGAGCCGCTGCATCAGACCATCTTCGAGACCACCGGCAGCCTGATCCGCATGGGCAAGGTCGCGACGCCCGTGACCTTGAAGACGTTCCTGCCGGCCGATGTCGATCTCGGCGGCATGACCGTCGGCCAGTATCTGGCGCGGCTTGCCGCCGAAGCGACCACGATCATCAACGCGCAGGACTATGGCCGCACGATCTACGATCTGTCGTTGCGCCGCGACCTGATCGGCATCGGCGAGGACATGGTCAATGTCGCCTATGACGCGCCGGTCGACTTCGCGCCGCGCAACCAGATCGAGGACGCCGAGCGCAGGCTGTATGAGCTCGCGGAGTCCGGCCGCTACGATGGCGGGTTCCAGAAATTCTCTCAGGCGCTGACCACCGCGCTCGACATGGCCGCGAAAGCGTTCCAGCGCGACGGCAAGCTGTCGGGCATCTCGACGGGCCTGCGGGATCTCGACGCCAAGATGGGTGGCCTGCAGCACTCCGACTTGATCATCCTCGCCGGCCGTCCCGGCATGGGCAAGACCTCGCTCGCCACCAACATCGCCTACAACGTCGCCCAGGCCTACGTTCCGGAACTGCAGCCCGACGGCACCTACAAAGCGGCGCAAGGCGGCGTGGTCGGGTTCTTCTCGTGCGAAATGAGCGGCGAGCAGCTCGCCACCCGTATCATCGCCGAGCGCTCGGGCGTTCCCTCCAGCATGATCCGCCGCGGCGGCATCTCCGAGGCCGATTTCGAGAAGCTGCGCGAATGCTCCATCGAGCTGCAGTCGCTGCCGTTCTATGTCGACGAAACCGGCGGCATCTCGATTGCGCAGGTGATGGCGCGCGCCCGCCGGCTGAAGCGCCAGAAGGGCCTCGACCTCCTGGTGATCGACTACATCCAGCTGCTGTCGGGTTCGGGCAAGCGCGGCAATGACAACCGCGTGCAGGAAATCACCGAGATCACCACCAGCCTGAAGGCGCTGGCCAAGGAGCTCAGTGTTCCCATCATCGCGCTGTCGCAGCTGTCGCGTCAGGTCGAAAACCGCGAGGACAAGCGGCCGCAGCTGTCGGACCTGCGCGAATCCGGCTCGATCGAGCAGGACGCCGACGTCGTGCTGTTCGTGTATCGCGGCGAATACTACCTCGCCGCCAAGGAGCCGCGCCCCGGTACCGAGGAGCACCAGAAGTGGCAGATGGAAATGGATCTGGCGCTGGGCAAGGCCGAAGTGATCATCGGCAAACAGCGCCACGGTCCGACCGGCACGGTCGAGCTGCACTTCGACGCCTCGGTCACCCGGTTCGGCGATCTCGCGCATGACGGCCTGCCGCCGCAGAATCACGACTACTGACCGTGTGCTGTTGAACAGATGCGCTGCGGCGCGTAAAAGCGCCGCATGAGTGTTCCCGAGCAGAAACCCGCCGAGCAGCCGGTATTGGCTGACGAGGTCAGCCAAGTCCCCGCCAGCGCCACCGGCGTGCTGACCATCGACCTCGATGCGCTCGCCGCCAATTGGCGCAAGCTGGAAAAAACCGCGGTGCCGGCCGAATGCGCCGGCGTGATCAAGGCCGACGCCTATGGCTGCGGCATTCCGCAGGTGGCGCGCACGCTCGCCGCCGCCGGCTGCAAGACCTTCTTCGTCGCCACGCTCGGCGAAGCCAAGGTGGCCCGCAGCGCCCTGCCCGACCAGGCCGCGCTCTACGTGCTCGACGGATTCTTCCAGAACACCGGCGAGGACTACGCCGCGATCAATTGCCGCCCCGTCATCGGCGATCTCAACGAGCTCGCCGAATGGGACATGTTCTGCCGGCGCACGGGCTGGAAGGGCGGCGCCGCCATCCATGTCGACACCGGCATGAACCGGCTCGGGCTCTCGCCGGTCGACGCGCAAGGCATGATCCCGCGCATCCAGAGCGGCGACCACGGCATCACCCTGGTGATGAGCCATCTCGCCTCCGCCGAGCAGGTCAACAGCCCCGCCAACGCCCGCCAGCTCGCGGCCTTCCGCGAGGTCACCAGCGTCTTCACCGGCGTCCCGGCCGCGCTCGCCGCCTCCTCCGGCATCTTCCTCGGCGCCTCCTTCCAGTTCGACATGGTGCGCCCCGGTGCTGCGCTCTACGGCGTCAACCCGACGCCCGAGGCCGACAATCCGATGCAGCCGGTCGCCGGGATCAAGGCCCGTATCGTGCAGTTGCGCGACCTCGCGCGCGGCGATGTCGTCGGCTATGGCGGCACCTGGACGGCACGCCGGCCGACCAAGATCGCGATCCTTTCCGCCGGCTATGCCGACGGCTATTTCCGCGCCGCCTCCTCCAACGACGGCACCCGCGGCGCCGACGTCATCATCGCCGGCCAGCGCTGCCCCGTGGCAGGCCGCGTCTCGATGGACCTCATCGCCGTGGATGTCACCGACCTGCCACCGAAGGCCGCCCGCCGCGGCCACTTCGCCACCCTGCTCGGCGAAGGCATCACGGTGGACGAGCTCGCGCATCATTTCGGCACCATCGGCTACGAGGTCCTGACCAATCTCGGCCACCGCTATCACCGGATCTATAAAGGTGGTGCGGCGGTTGCGGAGAGCTGAGTTTCCGCAGCAGGCGCAGACGTTGGTTTGCGTTGCTGTTTCCCCGACGTCATTGCGAGCGCAGCGAAGCAATCCAGAGTCCCGCACACCACCCCTGGATTGCTTCGCTACGCTCGCAATGACGGGCTGATAGATATCGGCACCAACTCGCGACGGCGCCCGCTGTCGCTTCGTTCGTGGTGCCGGCGCTCGAACATGCGTTCTCATTCTCGCGGCATCCAGCGCCCGAGTTTTTCTTCTCGTTTTCACCCTCTTGAAGACGAGGGCGCAGGGAATGCTGGGTGCTGGCCGCAACCCATGGCCCGCCTGCAGCAAAAAAGCAGGCGGCAGTCACCACAGGTCCA is from Bradyrhizobium sp. ORS 285 and encodes:
- the alr gene encoding alanine racemase, encoding MSVPEQKPAEQPVLADEVSQVPASATGVLTIDLDALAANWRKLEKTAVPAECAGVIKADAYGCGIPQVARTLAAAGCKTFFVATLGEAKVARSALPDQAALYVLDGFFQNTGEDYAAINCRPVIGDLNELAEWDMFCRRTGWKGGAAIHVDTGMNRLGLSPVDAQGMIPRIQSGDHGITLVMSHLASAEQVNSPANARQLAAFREVTSVFTGVPAALAASSGIFLGASFQFDMVRPGAALYGVNPTPEADNPMQPVAGIKARIVQLRDLARGDVVGYGGTWTARRPTKIAILSAGYADGYFRAASSNDGTRGADVIIAGQRCPVAGRVSMDLIAVDVTDLPPKAARRGHFATLLGEGITVDELAHHFGTIGYEVLTNLGHRYHRIYKGGAAVAES
- a CDS encoding replicative DNA helicase — translated: MALTDSNVLKLAPPDAATPAYRTAPHNIEAEQGLLGAILVNNDAFYRVSDFLEPKHFFEPLHQTIFETTGSLIRMGKVATPVTLKTFLPADVDLGGMTVGQYLARLAAEATTIINAQDYGRTIYDLSLRRDLIGIGEDMVNVAYDAPVDFAPRNQIEDAERRLYELAESGRYDGGFQKFSQALTTALDMAAKAFQRDGKLSGISTGLRDLDAKMGGLQHSDLIILAGRPGMGKTSLATNIAYNVAQAYVPELQPDGTYKAAQGGVVGFFSCEMSGEQLATRIIAERSGVPSSMIRRGGISEADFEKLRECSIELQSLPFYVDETGGISIAQVMARARRLKRQKGLDLLVIDYIQLLSGSGKRGNDNRVQEITEITTSLKALAKELSVPIIALSQLSRQVENREDKRPQLSDLRESGSIEQDADVVLFVYRGEYYLAAKEPRPGTEEHQKWQMEMDLALGKAEVIIGKQRHGPTGTVELHFDASVTRFGDLAHDGLPPQNHDY